The genomic segment ACGTCATACGAGGGGTTCGTTGCATTCAGCTAAATTGCCGAGTGCGCCCAAAAATCGACTCTGCAACGGTGATCGCCTGGATGGGCGGAGAAAACGGCGAACCTCGTCCACGAGAAGAATTGGTGTTATCCCAGCGGCAAGGCAGTATGTATGCAGATGCAGATGACTGCGATTGCTGGACGATGCCGAGGATAGCCCGCATCTGTGCTTGAAGCAAGCAAACCCTCCGGTGAGCCTGTGGATTAACCAGCGACTGTGACACCCGGGCTCCAGCGAGCCCCTTCGCCGGCCGTCATCTCGGTGATGGTGAATCCGTTGGCAACGCCGCAGTCCAGCGCCTCAGGCGGCAACTCCGACTCGGTGGTCAATGCAATAACTGAGGGGCCCGCCCCCGAAAGCGTCGCTGACACATTAAGACGCCGCAGCAGCCGCAGATATTCCGCCGACGCCGGCATGGCGGGAGCCCGTTGCGGCTGATGAAGCACGTCTTCGGTGGCCGCCATCAGCAGATCCGGGCGTTGGGTCAGCGCCACCACCAGCAAGGCGGCGCGGCTGACGTTGAATCGTGCGTCCTCGTGGCTGACCTGGGCGGGCAGCAGCACCCGCGTCTCGGCGGTCGACGAACGCTCCTCCGGAATCGCGCAGAACAGCCGGATGTCGGGGTGCAGCGCCAGCGGGACGGCCGAGTAGGCCGGCGCATCGGCGGCCTCCTCGGTCCACGAAACCACCGCGCCGCCCAGCACCGCGGCCGCGGCGTTGTCCGGGTGACCCTCGAACTCCGAGGCCAACTGGATCAGCTGAGCCTCGCTGAAGGGGGTGGAATCCGTTTGCGCGACAAGGCCATTGACCGCGGCAAGACCGCTGACCACAGCCGCCGCGGACGAACCGAGGCCGCGGGAATGCGGGATGGCATTGCGGCAGTGCACCACCAGGCCGGGCGCACGGACGCCGGCGGCCTGCAGCCCGCGCTCGACGGCGCGCACCACCAGGTGCTCGGGGCCCAGCGGCACTTGTCCCGCGCCCTCGCCCTCGACCTCCACGACCAAGCCGGAATCGGTTGTCTCCAGGACGATCTCGTCGTACAGACTCAACGCGAGACCGATGCTGTCGAAACCCGGTCCAAGATTGGCGCTGGACGCCGATACCACAGCGCTGGCCACCAGTCCGGCGGGCAGCAGCTGATTCACCGGCACGGGCTCAGACCTGAAGCGTGCCGACCCGTCCCCCGCAAGCGGGTGGTAACCCCAGCGCCCGGCTTCGCCGCGCTTGCGATCGTCACGACGCGAGTCCCAACTTCTC from the Mycobacterium lentiflavum genome contains:
- the thrB gene encoding homoserine kinase, whose protein sequence is MLPAGLVASAVVSASSANLGPGFDSIGLALSLYDEIVLETTDSGLVVEVEGEGAGQVPLGPEHLVVRAVERGLQAAGVRAPGLVVHCRNAIPHSRGLGSSAAAVVSGLAAVNGLVAQTDSTPFSEAQLIQLASEFEGHPDNAAAAVLGGAVVSWTEEAADAPAYSAVPLALHPDIRLFCAIPEERSSTAETRVLLPAQVSHEDARFNVSRAALLVVALTQRPDLLMAATEDVLHQPQRAPAMPASAEYLRLLRRLNVSATLSGAGPSVIALTTESELPPEALDCGVANGFTITEMTAGEGARWSPGVTVAG